One part of the Palaemon carinicauda isolate YSFRI2023 chromosome 23, ASM3689809v2, whole genome shotgun sequence genome encodes these proteins:
- the LOC137616976 gene encoding compound eye opsin BCRH2-like has protein sequence MAQSHNVSGFLPYKTDYNFGYPPGVSLMDLIPDEVKPMIHDHWSKFPPVNPMWHYLLAGVYVILGILSFFGNGIVMYLFSTKKTLRSPANMFIVNLSFSDFMMMVSQFPMFVMNCFGGGFWTLGPLACQIHAFTGSIFGLCSLLSLVAIGYDRYCVIVKAFDGGHMTSGKAFIIIILCWAYAVGVSIWPFFGWNAYIPEGILTSCSFDYLSQDWNNKSFGLFLFIFCYCLPVTVITFVYVQIVNAICAHEKALRAQAKKMNVENLRSNADANKQSAEVRIAKVAVANVFLWLLTWTPYAYVVMVGLFGDQETVTPLVSALPGLICKTASVYNPMMFAISHPKFRLALQEAWPWFCVHEPKDDDSKSSKTESEPSK, from the exons ATGGCCCAATCTCACAACGTCTCTGGTTTTTTGCCTTACAAAACCGACTATAACTTCGGATACCCTCCAGGCGTTTCTTTAATGGACTTGATTCCAGATGAAGTCAAACCAATGATCCATGATCACTGGAGCAAATTTCCACCTGTTAACCCCATGTGGCATTACCTTCTGGCGGGCGTTTATGTAATCCTTGGCATTTTGTCATTCTTTGGTAATGGTATTGTCATGTACCTATTCTCGACCAAAAAAACCCTCAGGTCTCCTGCGAACATGTTTATTGTCAATCTCTCCTTTAGCGATTTCATGATGATGGTAAGCCAGTTCCCCATGTTTGTCATGAACTGTTTTGGAGGTGGATTTTGGACCCTAGGACCTCTTGCTTGCCAAATCCACGCTTTTACTGGCTCCATTTTTGGCCTCTGCTCTTTATTATCACTGGTAGCCATTGGCTATGATCGCTACTGTGTCATCGTCAAGGCTTTCGATGGTGGCCACATGACCTCTGGAAAGGCCTTCATAATCATCATCCTGTGCTGGGCTTACGCCGTGGGTGTTTCCATCTGGCCTTTCTTCGGCTGGAACGCTTACATTCCAGAGGGGATCCTCACTTCCTGCAGCTTTGATTACCTCAGTCAGGACTGGAATAATAAGTCTTTCGGCCTTTTCCTTTTCATCTTCTGTTATTGCCTCCCAGTCACCGTCATCACCTTCGTCTATGTGCAAATTGTAAACGCAATCTGTGCTCACGAAAAAGCCCTTCGAGCCCAAGCGAAGAAAATGAATGTTGAAAACTTGCGTTCCAATGCTGACGCCAACAAGCAAAGTGCAGAAGTCCGAATCGCCAAAGTTGCTGTCGCCAACGTCTTCTTGTGGCTCCTCACTTGGACACCTTACGCCTACGTTGTCATGGTG GGCCTGTTCGGAGACCAGGAGACTGTGACCCCTCTGGTGTCAGCCCTTCCGGGTCTGATCTGCAAGACAGCCTCCGTCTACAACCCCATGATGTTCGCCATCTCGCACCCGAAGTTCCGTCTGGCCCTGCAGGAGGCGTGGCCTTGGTTCTGCGTTCACGAACCGAAGGACGACGACTCGAAATCTTCCAAGACAGAATCCGAACCAAGCAAATAG